A stretch of Brevundimonas naejangsanensis DNA encodes these proteins:
- a CDS encoding Z1 domain-containing protein: MPNAKVVKFTQELLLDQEPGAISPGLISEKIDEVLAFKPAWREGLDRDAAITELVRRFSVWISADTSISSLEGHKAWLEADRKGDWRYWQRYREFVEGKMSDAAVEALDRSTDNILGMLEDPERDGPWDRRGLVVGHVQSGKTGNYTGLICKAADAGYKIIIVLAGLHNNLRAQTQMRLDEGFLGYETHPIAEDLRAIGVGLIDGDLAIRPNYVTNRTDKGDFSTARAKTLGITPEQRPWLFVIKKNKTVLERLLGWIRNHVADAQDTETGRKLVTKLPLLLIDDEADHASVDTGEQVYDDDGLPDAEHQPTAINSLTRRILNTFTRSAYVGYTATPFANIFIHERNETKEEGPDLFPSAFIVNLGAPSSYVGPAQVFGLQAPGGRTPGLPLFRSVSDHASEDGKAGWMPHTHKNGHVPKIDRDSGLPESLEQAIDAFLLACAVRRLRGQAGEHSSMLIHITRFTSVQKAVHQQVAAHVSALNQRLSRRIGHEEALARMERLWVDDFLPTSRRAARDFPALADHHDMPEWAEVLEILPAVVADTDVRMINGTAKDALDYADHKDKGLQIIAVGGDKLSRGLTLEGLCTSYFLRTSKMYDTLMQMGRWFGYRPGYIDLCRLYTTDELGDWFGHIADAAEELRDEFDLMVASGGTPRDYGLKVQSHPVLMVTSRLKMRSARNLMLSFSGQVSETVSLFTDRAVLQGNLDATAALVSRLGAGEIDPVRKRGDSEQKWKGRLWEDVPANEIIDFLGAYKTHPEAYKVNSVLLAEFIAKMNAVSELTSWTVAVIGGGQGEDHELTPGFRVDMLKRKSTGKAGRYAIGRLLSPRDETLDLDEAEWNAALDLTRSVWREDPARLKDGEEPSDPSGPAIRRIRGEGTPDSPGHPERGLLLIYLLDPKEAGDGVARDLPPVVAIGLSFPSTEKGEKVEYKVNNVAWTQEYGGAD, translated from the coding sequence TTGCCCAACGCAAAAGTCGTCAAATTCACCCAGGAACTCCTCCTCGACCAGGAGCCGGGCGCCATCAGCCCGGGGCTGATCAGCGAGAAGATCGATGAGGTGCTCGCTTTCAAACCGGCCTGGCGCGAGGGGCTGGATCGTGACGCCGCGATCACCGAGCTCGTCCGGCGTTTCAGCGTGTGGATCAGCGCGGACACCTCCATCAGCAGCCTGGAGGGCCACAAGGCCTGGCTGGAGGCCGACAGGAAAGGCGACTGGCGCTACTGGCAGCGCTATCGCGAGTTCGTCGAGGGCAAGATGTCGGACGCCGCGGTCGAGGCGCTCGACCGTTCGACCGACAATATCCTCGGCATGCTGGAGGATCCGGAACGGGACGGTCCCTGGGACCGGCGGGGCCTGGTCGTCGGCCATGTCCAGTCCGGCAAGACGGGCAACTATACAGGCCTGATCTGCAAGGCCGCCGACGCTGGTTACAAGATCATCATCGTCCTGGCGGGCCTGCATAACAACCTGCGGGCCCAGACCCAGATGCGTCTCGACGAGGGCTTCCTCGGTTATGAGACGCATCCCATCGCCGAGGACCTGAGGGCGATCGGGGTGGGCCTGATCGACGGCGATCTCGCCATCAGGCCGAACTATGTGACCAACCGGACCGACAAGGGCGACTTCAGCACCGCGCGGGCCAAGACCCTGGGCATCACCCCGGAACAGCGCCCCTGGCTGTTTGTCATCAAGAAGAACAAGACGGTCCTTGAGCGCCTCCTGGGCTGGATCCGGAACCATGTCGCCGACGCCCAGGATACCGAGACGGGGCGCAAGCTGGTGACCAAGCTGCCTCTTCTGCTGATCGACGACGAGGCCGACCACGCCTCGGTCGATACCGGCGAGCAGGTCTATGACGACGACGGCCTGCCGGACGCCGAGCACCAGCCCACGGCGATCAACAGCCTTACGCGCAGGATTCTCAACACCTTCACCCGCTCGGCCTATGTCGGCTACACGGCCACGCCGTTCGCCAACATCTTCATCCATGAGCGCAACGAGACGAAGGAGGAAGGGCCGGATCTCTTCCCCTCGGCCTTCATCGTCAATCTGGGGGCTCCCTCAAGCTATGTCGGGCCGGCCCAAGTGTTCGGCCTCCAGGCGCCGGGGGGCCGGACGCCTGGACTGCCGCTGTTCCGGTCTGTTTCCGATCATGCCTCGGAGGACGGGAAGGCAGGCTGGATGCCCCATACCCACAAGAACGGGCATGTGCCGAAGATCGACCGGGACAGCGGTCTGCCGGAAAGCCTCGAGCAGGCGATCGACGCCTTCCTTTTGGCGTGCGCCGTCCGCCGCCTGAGAGGCCAGGCTGGCGAGCACTCGTCGATGCTGATCCACATCACCCGTTTCACATCGGTCCAGAAGGCCGTCCATCAGCAGGTGGCCGCCCATGTGTCGGCCCTCAACCAGCGTCTGTCCCGCCGCATCGGCCATGAGGAAGCGCTGGCCCGCATGGAGCGTCTCTGGGTTGATGACTTCCTGCCGACCAGCCGGCGGGCAGCCAGGGATTTTCCCGCCCTTGCGGATCATCACGATATGCCGGAATGGGCCGAGGTACTCGAAATCCTGCCCGCCGTGGTCGCCGATACCGACGTGCGCATGATCAACGGCACGGCGAAGGATGCGCTGGACTACGCTGACCACAAGGACAAGGGACTTCAGATCATCGCCGTAGGCGGCGACAAGCTCTCGCGCGGCCTGACCCTGGAGGGGCTGTGCACCAGCTACTTCCTGCGCACCTCCAAGATGTACGACACCCTGATGCAGATGGGCCGCTGGTTCGGCTACCGGCCCGGCTATATCGACCTGTGCCGTCTCTATACGACTGATGAACTGGGCGACTGGTTCGGTCATATCGCAGACGCCGCCGAGGAACTTCGGGACGAGTTCGACCTCATGGTGGCCTCGGGCGGCACGCCCCGTGACTATGGTCTCAAGGTGCAGTCCCATCCCGTGCTCATGGTGACGTCACGGCTCAAGATGCGCTCGGCGCGCAATCTGATGCTGTCGTTCAGCGGCCAGGTGTCGGAAACCGTGTCTCTCTTCACGGACCGGGCAGTGCTCCAGGGCAACCTCGACGCCACGGCCGCTCTGGTTTCCCGCCTCGGCGCAGGCGAGATCGATCCGGTCCGCAAGCGCGGGGACAGCGAGCAAAAGTGGAAGGGCCGGCTCTGGGAAGATGTGCCAGCGAACGAGATCATCGATTTCCTCGGCGCCTACAAGACCCACCCGGAAGCCTACAAGGTCAACAGCGTCCTGCTGGCCGAGTTCATCGCCAAGATGAACGCCGTCTCTGAACTCACGTCCTGGACCGTGGCGGTTATCGGCGGCGGGCAGGGCGAGGATCATGAGCTGACGCCGGGATTCCGGGTGGACATGCTCAAGCGCAAATCGACCGGAAAGGCGGGGCGCTATGCTATCGGTCGTCTGCTCTCCCCGCGCGACGAGACCCTGGACCTCGACGAGGCGGAGTGGAACGCCGCACTCGACCTGACGCGATCCGTCTGGCGCGAGGACCCTGCGCGTCTGAAGGACGGGGAGGAGCCTTCCGATCCGTCCGGCCCCGCCATCCGCCGCATACGTGGGGAAGGAACGCCCGACAGCCCGGGGCATCCCGAGCGCGGACTGCTGCTGATCTATCTGCTGGATCCGAAGGAGGCGGGCGATGGGGTGGCCCGGGATCTGCCGCCCGTCGTGGCGATAGGTCTCAGTTTCCCGTCGACCGAGAAGGGCGAGAAGGTCGAGTACAAGGTGAACAATGTCGCCTGGACGCAGGAGTATGGCGGTGCTGACTGA
- a CDS encoding PD-(D/E)XK motif protein, translated as MLTDTEELELAWNALSGQERAEGWATVALGTATARFRAGIVYPGGEETLLIGFNSDVVPKKADLPEGAGFRVEVSSEAFAPAFGRWLCLTRQNGAGRDLFVQMAADVVAAVATAGERSETSLLGLTLTRIRAWQDFMRRPRSGVLPPEEETGLAGELTVLCRLIEGGASPAGVAGAWNGPAGGLQDFQTGTLGLEVKTTLSVTGFPARISSLEQLDELAGRPVLLAAVRLCLQEDGLTLPGLVERARGLMGSDSRALAMLERALLLAGYLDDVASEYVRRFHCVEIRVFDVDETFPRLVRSAVRPEIRAAAYDIDIDLVTAAPFSLGDALVRAGAF; from the coding sequence GTGCTGACTGATACCGAGGAACTCGAACTCGCCTGGAACGCCCTGTCCGGTCAGGAACGCGCGGAGGGCTGGGCCACCGTCGCCCTGGGAACGGCGACGGCCCGCTTCCGGGCGGGCATCGTCTATCCCGGCGGAGAGGAGACCCTTCTCATCGGCTTCAACTCGGACGTCGTTCCGAAGAAGGCCGACCTGCCGGAGGGGGCGGGCTTCCGTGTCGAGGTCTCGTCCGAGGCCTTCGCGCCCGCCTTCGGGCGCTGGCTGTGCCTGACCCGGCAGAACGGGGCGGGACGCGACCTCTTCGTCCAGATGGCGGCGGACGTGGTGGCGGCCGTCGCCACGGCGGGCGAACGGTCGGAGACCTCCCTGCTCGGCCTGACCCTGACCCGAATCCGGGCATGGCAGGATTTCATGCGTCGTCCCCGCAGCGGGGTTCTGCCGCCCGAGGAGGAGACCGGGCTGGCGGGAGAACTGACGGTGCTCTGCCGGCTCATCGAGGGCGGCGCCTCGCCCGCCGGCGTCGCCGGGGCATGGAACGGGCCCGCCGGGGGCCTCCAGGACTTTCAGACCGGGACCCTCGGGCTGGAGGTCAAGACGACCCTCTCGGTCACCGGCTTTCCGGCGCGGATCAGTTCGCTCGAGCAGCTCGATGAACTCGCCGGACGGCCCGTGCTGCTGGCGGCGGTGCGGCTGTGCCTGCAGGAAGACGGCCTGACCCTGCCGGGCCTTGTCGAGCGCGCCCGCGGCCTCATGGGGAGCGACAGCCGCGCCCTGGCCATGCTGGAGCGGGCTCTCCTGCTGGCGGGCTATCTTGATGACGTCGCCTCCGAATATGTGAGGCGCTTCCATTGCGTCGAGATCCGCGTCTTCGACGTGGACGAGACCTTCCCGCGCCTCGTGCGCAGCGCTGTGCGGCCCGAGATCCGGGCCGCCGCCTATGACATTGATATTGACCTGGTGACCGCCGCCCCCTTCAGCCTGGGCGACGCCCTGGTCCGTGCCGGAGCTTTCTGA
- a CDS encoding AIPR family protein: MTLEEFLVQTRSEVDALVSDRIVAGAYLRGEQAFTDIVMQHMAEVGMTNDPQVLHIERKLGNANLKLNGYAVSEEADRLDLFVTLYEGHQTVEPVADAEVTRAAEQCLKFLNGAAGGKLLKAIDPADEAYEFSQTVNDCYDGLDQICVYILSDRQAKTRNYKPREVAGKSVRLEVMDIERLFRHWSEGKPRDELVVNFDEVCGSPLPCVYVPGENDDYDYALTAIPGAALRQLYEKFGARLLEANVRSFLSQTGKVNQGIRDTLRDEPERFMAYNNGIVLIADGAGLSRTPDGSAGISWLKGMQIVNGGQTTASIYFTKRKHPDVDLARVRVPAKVIVLHQHDPDAEERLVSDISRYANSQNVVKISDLSANKPFHVELEKLALSTYCPDGVGRWFYERAAGSYNVLLAREGTTPARLRQLKEAIPPARKLTKTDLAKYVNAWAGKPQLVSLGSQKNFQRFMAEMSDGEAALPDVAAYKGFIAQVILFKAVQKIVRSGGYQSYQANITAYTVASVARLAGPAFSLEAVWLKQGLSPQLSAWIAEVAADVDRILRQSAGARMVSEWAKKDECWEAVKAGRITPPPSGVPELVR, translated from the coding sequence ATGACGCTTGAAGAATTTCTCGTCCAGACCCGTTCCGAGGTGGATGCCCTTGTCAGCGACCGGATCGTCGCCGGGGCCTATCTCAGGGGCGAACAGGCCTTCACCGACATCGTCATGCAGCACATGGCCGAGGTCGGGATGACCAATGATCCCCAGGTGCTGCATATCGAGCGCAAGCTGGGCAACGCCAATCTCAAGCTCAACGGCTACGCCGTCTCCGAGGAGGCGGACCGGCTGGACCTGTTCGTGACCCTCTATGAGGGCCATCAGACGGTGGAGCCCGTGGCGGACGCCGAGGTGACAAGGGCGGCCGAACAGTGCCTGAAGTTCCTGAACGGAGCGGCGGGCGGCAAGCTGCTCAAGGCGATCGATCCCGCCGACGAGGCCTATGAGTTCAGCCAGACCGTCAACGACTGCTACGACGGCCTGGACCAGATCTGCGTCTATATCCTGAGCGACCGCCAGGCGAAGACGCGGAACTACAAGCCGCGCGAGGTCGCGGGCAAATCGGTCCGGCTCGAGGTCATGGATATCGAGCGTCTCTTCCGTCACTGGTCGGAGGGCAAGCCGCGCGATGAACTCGTGGTCAATTTCGACGAGGTCTGCGGTTCGCCGCTGCCGTGCGTCTATGTGCCGGGCGAGAACGACGACTATGACTACGCCCTGACCGCCATCCCGGGCGCGGCCCTGCGCCAGTTGTACGAGAAGTTCGGCGCGCGCCTGCTCGAGGCCAATGTCCGCTCCTTCCTCAGCCAGACCGGCAAGGTGAACCAGGGCATCCGCGACACCCTGCGCGACGAGCCCGAGCGCTTCATGGCCTACAACAACGGCATCGTCCTGATCGCCGACGGCGCCGGCCTGTCCCGCACCCCCGACGGGTCCGCCGGTATCTCCTGGCTCAAGGGCATGCAGATCGTGAACGGCGGCCAGACCACGGCCTCGATCTACTTCACCAAGCGCAAGCACCCGGACGTTGATCTCGCGCGGGTGCGCGTTCCGGCCAAGGTCATCGTCCTGCACCAGCACGATCCGGACGCCGAGGAGCGGCTGGTCAGCGACATCTCCCGCTACGCCAACAGCCAGAATGTGGTGAAGATCTCCGACCTGTCGGCCAACAAGCCCTTCCATGTCGAGCTCGAGAAGCTGGCCCTGTCGACCTATTGTCCGGACGGCGTCGGGCGCTGGTTCTACGAACGGGCCGCCGGCAGCTACAATGTGCTGCTGGCCCGCGAGGGCACGACGCCGGCGCGCCTGCGCCAGCTGAAGGAGGCCATCCCGCCGGCCCGCAAGCTGACCAAGACCGACCTGGCCAAATATGTGAACGCCTGGGCCGGCAAGCCCCAGCTGGTGTCGCTCGGCTCCCAGAAGAACTTCCAGCGCTTCATGGCCGAGATGAGCGACGGCGAGGCCGCCCTGCCGGATGTCGCCGCCTACAAGGGCTTCATCGCCCAGGTCATCCTGTTCAAGGCCGTGCAGAAGATCGTCCGCAGCGGCGGCTACCAGTCTTACCAGGCCAATATCACGGCCTATACGGTGGCCTCGGTCGCCCGTCTGGCCGGGCCTGCCTTCTCCCTGGAGGCCGTCTGGCTGAAGCAGGGCCTGTCGCCGCAGCTGTCCGCCTGGATCGCGGAGGTGGCGGCGGACGTCGACCGGATCCTCCGGCAGAGCGCCGGCGCCCGGATGGTCTCCGAGTGGGCCAAGAAGGACGAATGCTGGGAAGCGGTGAAGGCGGGCAGGATCACGCCGCCGCCGTCCGGCGTGCCGGAACTCGTCCGGTGA
- the dcm gene encoding DNA (cytosine-5-)-methyltransferase — MSEFSTLRQRAGLTVAEAARAAGYDERTAYRWESGEVKPREAVLRLLRSMQEPVARREPGEPAFRFIDLFAGIGGLRRGFEAIGGKCVFTSEWDKYAQLTYRANFPYDDHEVNGDIRQVAEADIPQFDVLLAGFPCQPFSLAGVSKKNSLNRAHGFADETQGTLFFDVARILAHHRPAAFLLENVKNLLSHDRGRTFEVIKDVLQEQLGYHISYRVVDGKPWTPQHRERIFIVGFRDPTAFSMNDMPIPEGGPVLASILHGAAEIEEPEAPYSEGPEGKAAAKYTLSQHLWTYLQNYAEKHRQKGNGFGFGLVGPGDTARTLSARYHKDGSEILIDQGKGRIPRRLTPRECARLMGFDRPGQPPVRIPVSDTQAYRQFGNAVVVPVVEAIARHMEPHLMKALAAQEPERDVA, encoded by the coding sequence GTGAGCGAGTTTTCGACGCTCCGGCAGCGCGCCGGACTGACCGTGGCCGAGGCGGCCCGTGCGGCCGGCTATGACGAGCGGACCGCCTACCGCTGGGAATCCGGGGAGGTGAAGCCGCGCGAGGCCGTGCTCAGGCTGTTACGCTCGATGCAGGAGCCTGTCGCCCGCCGGGAGCCCGGCGAACCGGCGTTCCGTTTCATCGACCTGTTCGCCGGGATCGGGGGCCTGCGCCGCGGATTCGAGGCCATCGGGGGCAAATGCGTCTTCACCAGCGAGTGGGACAAGTACGCCCAGCTGACCTATCGCGCCAACTTTCCGTATGATGACCATGAGGTAAACGGGGACATCCGCCAGGTCGCCGAGGCCGACATCCCGCAGTTCGACGTCCTTCTGGCCGGCTTCCCCTGCCAGCCCTTCTCCCTTGCGGGCGTGTCCAAGAAGAACTCCCTGAACCGGGCGCATGGTTTCGCGGACGAGACCCAGGGCACCCTCTTCTTCGACGTGGCGCGGATCCTGGCCCATCACCGGCCCGCCGCCTTCCTGCTCGAGAACGTCAAGAACCTGCTGAGCCACGACCGGGGCCGCACCTTCGAGGTGATCAAGGACGTCCTGCAGGAGCAGCTCGGCTATCACATCAGCTACCGCGTGGTGGACGGCAAGCCCTGGACGCCCCAGCACCGGGAGCGAATCTTCATCGTCGGCTTCCGTGATCCGACCGCCTTCTCCATGAACGACATGCCCATCCCCGAGGGCGGGCCGGTCCTGGCCTCCATTCTTCATGGAGCTGCGGAGATCGAGGAGCCGGAGGCGCCGTACAGCGAGGGACCTGAAGGCAAGGCGGCGGCGAAATACACGCTCAGCCAGCACCTGTGGACCTATCTGCAGAACTACGCCGAGAAGCATCGGCAGAAGGGCAACGGCTTCGGTTTCGGCCTGGTCGGCCCCGGGGACACCGCCCGCACCCTGTCGGCGCGCTATCACAAGGACGGCTCGGAAATCCTGATCGACCAGGGCAAGGGCCGCATTCCCCGACGGCTGACGCCGCGGGAATGCGCGCGACTGATGGGCTTCGACCGGCCGGGACAGCCGCCGGTCCGCATTCCGGTCTCGGACACCCAGGCCTATCGCCAGTTCGGCAACGCCGTGGTGGTGCCGGTGGTCGAGGCGATCGCCCGTCACATGGAGCCGCATCTCATGAAGGCCCTGGCGGCGCAGGAGCCCGAGCGCGACGTTGCCTGA
- a CDS encoding very short patch repair endonuclease: MPDVVDAATRSRMMSGIRGKNTKPEMLLRRGLHARGLRYRLHARDLPGSPDMVFPARRAVLFVHGCFWHGHDCHLFRMPGSRPDFWRTKIERNREVDRRAVDALREAGWRVAVVWECALKGRTRRDPDAVLDACALWAREGGDWLEIRGRDE; encoded by the coding sequence TTGCCTGACGTCGTGGACGCCGCGACGCGCAGCCGGATGATGTCCGGCATTCGCGGCAAGAACACGAAGCCGGAAATGCTCCTCAGGAGGGGCCTGCACGCCCGCGGGCTCCGTTATCGCCTGCATGCGAGGGACCTTCCGGGCAGTCCGGACATGGTCTTCCCGGCAAGAAGGGCCGTCCTGTTCGTCCATGGCTGCTTCTGGCACGGCCATGACTGCCATCTGTTCCGCATGCCGGGCTCCAGGCCGGACTTCTGGCGCACGAAGATCGAACGGAATCGCGAGGTGGACCGGCGGGCCGTCGACGCCCTGCGGGAGGCCGGGTGGCGGGTCGCGGTGGTCTGGGAATGCGCGCTTAAGGGCCGGACGCGCCGGGACCCGGATGCCGTGCTTGACGCCTGCGCCCTGTGGGCGAGAGAGGGCGGGGACTGGCTCGAGATCAGGGGGAGGGATGAATGA